Within the Coleofasciculus sp. FACHB-1120 genome, the region GTCACGAGTGCGTTGCGGCACTGTTTGGGCAACTCGCAACTCGCTCAACATCGAGTCCTCTGCTTCGCTTAAGATAATCCGAATCGGAGCTGGCATAAATAATGGAACACTCCGTTTAGAGAACCTATCCCATCTTATATTTAATTAGTCCCAGCTACTTAGTTCATCTAAACAGCTTATTTCTTCGGTGTCTTTGCTGCCTCAAATGGCGTGTACTTCCCCCCCAAAGCTTCCACAATCGTGCGGGTATTCGCAACCATCATCTTAATGTAAGAATCTCCATCGCTACCAGCAGCACCAATCGAGTCAGAATAGAGTTGGCGCGGGGCTAATTTCACCCTGGATTCCTCGGCTACCGTCTTAATCAACGCTGGGTTAATGGTGGTTTCTGCAAAAATCGCCGGTACAGTTTCCGCCTTCACAGATTCTACTAATCGCTTTACTGTTTGGGCACTGGGTTGTTCTTCCGTACTGATGCCAATCAAAGTACCAGCAACGGGAATGCTGTAGGCACGAGCATAATACTGAAAAGCGTCGTGGCTTGTTACTAATTTGCGCTTATTTTCTGGGATAGTTTTAATTTCCTGGGTAATCCAACTATCTAATTGTTTTAATTCACCTGTTAGCTGCGCCGCATTCTGAGTAAATTTCTCTCTGTCTTCTGGTGATAGCTCAATCAAGGCGTCACGAATGGCACCTACCATTTGAATGACGTTATCCACATCGCCCCAAACATGGGGATCTGGCACCACTTGTCCTTTGCCTTTATCAAGTTGCAAAGACTTTACAACTTCTCCCACCGCTACTTTGCGAATCTCTCCGCTGGTTGCGTTCATCAGCTTAATCAGCCCTGGTTCCAAGTTGTAGCCGTTATACAGAATCAGGTTCGCTTTCTCCAAAGCCTGACTATCTTGGGGCACAGGTTCATAAACGTGGGGATCGGCTCCCGGTTCGAGGATTCCTTGGAGCTGAATTTCGTCTCCCGCTACCTCCGCAGCCAAGTCTTCAATGATGGTGCTGGTAGCAACTACATTCGGTTTACCGTTTGCAATTGGATTCGCACGATTTGAGGAAGGCTGGGTACAGCTGAATAAAGCAAAAGGCAAGAGTATTCCTAAGCAAAGGCTAGAAATCAGAGCTAGAGGATTCCCCGTTTTTGCCTGGGAACCAAGGAAAAAATCACTTTCTTTTGCCTTTCGGTAGAGTCTAGGGGGCTGTACCATCAATTTCACCTATCTTCCAGATTATTTCTCTTTATAGATGTTTTCATATTCTTTTCATTATTAGAGTAGTCTAAAAAGAAAGCAAGATAAAACCACCCTATGAATACTGCTACCTTCTCCCCTGATACCGATTGGGCAAAAATGGTTTGCCATCTGGCAACCGCCCCGCTAGAAGCATCTGCAACGATTAACATCAGCCAGGTGGGTGTGCAGTACCGCACGGTAGAGGCCCTAAGGAATGTCAGTTGTGTGGTGGCACCGGGACGTTTAACGGGGATTATTGGTCCCAATGGTGCTGGAAAGAGTACCTTAATGAAGGCGATGCTGGGGTTGATTCCCGTGACGGGTGGCATGGTGCTGTATGGCGATAGACCTTTGATGGAGCAACGGGAACGGGTAGCCTATGTGCCACAGCGATCGCAAATTGACTGGACTTATCCGGCGACGGTTTGGGATGCGGTAATGATGGGGCGAGTCAAGAAAACTGGCTGGTTTCGTCGCTTCTCAGCGGTGAGCCGACGGGTGGCAGCAGATGCTTTGGATCGGGTGGGAATGAGGGATTACCGCGATCGCCCAATTGGACAACTCTCTGGAGGACAGCAGCAGCGGGTATTTTTAGCGCGGGCATTAGCCCAGGAAGCAGAGGTTTTCTGCTTTGATGAACCGTTTGCCGGGATCGATCAGAAAACCCAAGCGATTATTTTTGACATTTTCCGCGAACTTGCCGACGCTGGGAAAACGGTTCTTGTTGTCAATCACGACTTAGGGGCATCTATCACCCACTTTGATGACTTAATTTTATTAAATACTGAGTTAATTGCCTTCGGTTCGCGCCAAGAGGTGTTGAGCCAGGAAAACCTGTATCGTGCTTATGGTGGACAGGTGATGTTCTTTACAGAGGCAGCTGCGTAGAGGCGGTTTTTACCAATTTATCTGTCCGCCCAGAAATATAGTGAATTGATCCGTCTGAAGTGAGTTTTAAATTAAAGAAATCACTTCTCACTTGTCCCTCTTGATGTTTGTGTCCTTTGTGCCTGGAGCGGTTAGAATCCTCTAAATTTTTATGTTAGAAGCGTTGATTGAGCCGTTGCAGTACGGCTTCATGCAGCGATCGCTAATTATTGCTATTCTTGTCGGCTTGCTGTGTGCTGTTGTCGGCAGCTACCTGATGGTGCAACGACTGGCATTGCTGGGAGATGCCATCAGCCACTCGGTTTTGCCGGGGTTAGCGATTGCATTTATGGTAGGTGCCAATATCTTTGTCGGGGCATTTATTGCCGGGGTTTTGAGTACAATGGCGATCGCTTGGATCAGAACGCGATCGCCTATTAAAGAAGATGCCGCAATGGGTATCGTTTTCTCCGCCTTTTTTGCCCTCGGCGTCACCCTAATTACTACGATCCAAAAAGATAACAAAATCGACCTCAATCACTTCTTATTCGGCAATATCTTGGGTGTTACCATTGAAGAAGTCCGCGACACCGCTATCATTGCCACAATTGTCCTGCTGGTGGTCGTGCTACTGTACAAAGAATTATTGTTTTATACCTTCGATCCGCTGGGAGCGCAGGCAGCTGGATTGCCCACTAACTTGTTAAATTTTGGCTTAATGGTGCTGATTGCCTTAACAATTGTTGCCAGCATGAAAGCCGTGGGTGTCATCCTAGTGTTATCGCTGCTAATTACACCAGGAGCAACCGCCTATCTATTAGTGAAGCAGCTGCATAATGTGATGATAGTCGGGGCGGGGATTGGCATTATTTCCAGCATCAGCGGGATGTACCTCAGTTATTACCAAAATTTGCCTTCCGGCCCAGCAATTGTATTAGTTGCATCTGGATTATTTGTTTTAGCTTTATTATTCAGCCCCAGCTACGGAATATTCACGAATAAACAATCAGATGTTGGGCACCTCTTGCCAGTTTTGCGAGAGTTGAAACAGTTGATGCGATCGCGCTCGTAAGACGTAGAGATATCCAAAACTAGTCAAGATTGTTTGTCCAAAAACTTTTTGGCTGTCTCTACCTGCTCCTGTGCTACCTGGAGGTACTCCTTGACTGCCTTGGTATGTTCTTCTGCTGCCTTAGCGTGTTCCTCTGCGGCTTTCACGAATTCCTCCGTTGAGTTTTCATTATGCTGCTGTGAGACCTGGGCGTGCTGCTGCGATGCCTTGGCGTGCTGCTGGGTGGCTTTTCCGTACTCTTCTATCAACTTTCCATGCTCTTGAGCGCTGTTTCCACGTGCCTTTAGAATCTTTCCTACGTGCTCTATTGACTTCCCATGTTCCTCTGAGAGCTTCGCGTGTTCCTCTGCTGCCTTCGCTTTTTCCTCTGATATGTTATGCATCATGGCTTTATCTTCCTTTTTCTCTACTAACCTGTCTTTTGTACAACCCACTTGTCTCAGGCTAATACTTGCCTATCCTGCTCATCCTCTGGCTTAATGTAGGTTTGCTAAGCAACCCCTGCATATTCGTTGAAGGCACAGTCGTTCGCGATTTTTTCCAAGCAGTTATGAGAGTGCAAAATTGCCTCCTCCCCGATAGCGATCGCGTTCTTGATGAGAGTTGAAAAGTTTGTGTTGTAGAGAGCTAGGAAGCGATCGCTTACAGTTACAAAAAATTCCGAAAATCGCCTTATTATATTTAACTTTATAAGTCAAGATAAATCCGACAAAGTTTATCTACGACCTGTGAGGCGATCCTGTGAAATCCATACTTTGAAAGCGATACTGTAAAAGCAATACGGGAGGGGCATTCACAAAGGATGCCCCTCCCGTATCAAGTAAGCTTAAGAACGAGAATTTAGATGCTCTTCAGTTCGGTTTATGCCTTTGCAGAGCTTGACTTTTCTGGTGTTCCACTACTGTGGTTGTCAGTTTTGCCATTTTTGTGATTGGTATGTCCATTGCCATTTCGCGGCAGAATCACTCCATAACCACCGTGGTTGCGCTCATAAATGACGTTAATCTCACCACTTTCAGCATTGCGGAACATATAGAAGTCATGATCCACCAGTTGCAACTGTTCCAACGCTTCGTCCATCGTCATTGGCGGCATTGCGAAGTACTTGGTACGCACCACTTCTGAGGGGAGTTCCGGGGTGCGAGAACCAATGAGATCCTCTGGCACTGGCTCTTGTTCTACCACGATGCCAGTCTTCATCTGAGTCTGGGTCTTCTTATCCAGACGCTTTTCTTTATATTTCCGGAGTTTGCGGGCAATTTTATCCGCAACTAAGTCAATGCTCGCGTAGAGGCTCTCGCTACTCTCTTCAGCGCGGATTACTGTACCGTTCGCAAAGATAGTCACTTCAGCGGCTTGTTTTGGATTTATCCGGGGATTGCGAGCCACACTAAGATGCACGTCTACTTCGCTCGTCAAACTCTGAAAGTGGCTGACTGCCTTTTCCATTTTTTGATTTACGTACTCACGAATCGCGTCGGTAATTTCAATGTTTTTGCCGTGGATAACAAGCTTCATACCGGATACTCCATGCTGTACCGTTGTGATAATTCAGAAAGCCCACCTAAATTGTGGCTTTCCCAGTAGCGATCGCGTTCCCGTTTTTTGGTGTTAGCAAACGTTGAACGGAGCTAAAACTTTGAGAGAGAGCAATTTTTTCCTGATGTCACACTGTTGCTTGGATGTTCTTGCTTGCATCCCCCTCAGCTAGAGAGGTTGCCAGCTGCACAACCGCGAATAAGCAACTGCCGATGTTCTTGTTTAGCCTTCCTAGGGTTCTATCTAACCTAACCTACGTTCCCCTGCTTGGTTGCGATCGCCAAGTCTATTTTTGGGGTTATTTTGAAGAGGCGTCCTCCCTCAACACTTGAGGTTATAACTTCAAGATTAGCACTTTGTATTCTAGACAACTTATGGCTTTGACTTCTCTTCAGAATCCTTTGCATTTCTTGATTCCAGCAGATTGATTCTACAGAAAATCTAAGTCAAATTACTGTTGATTTTTGCCATGATTTTAAGTAGCTCCAAAGGTTATGCCGGGAATGCCCCTGAGCAACTGCGCCAACTCTGGCTATACAATCGGGGGCAAATTCCCTATTCGGCAGCTTGGGACTGGCAGCGATCGCTGGTTTCCGAACGCATCAACGATCCTAGTCTGGCTGACACCCTGATTTTGCTTGAGCATCCGCCGGTGTACACTCTCGGACAGGGAGCCAGTCTGGAATTTCTTAAATTTGACCCCGCAGCAACCGACTGGGACGTCTTCCGAGTGGAACGAGGGGGTGAG harbors:
- a CDS encoding metal ABC transporter substrate-binding protein, whose protein sequence is MVQPPRLYRKAKESDFFLGSQAKTGNPLALISSLCLGILLPFALFSCTQPSSNRANPIANGKPNVVATSTIIEDLAAEVAGDEIQLQGILEPGADPHVYEPVPQDSQALEKANLILYNGYNLEPGLIKLMNATSGEIRKVAVGEVVKSLQLDKGKGQVVPDPHVWGDVDNVIQMVGAIRDALIELSPEDREKFTQNAAQLTGELKQLDSWITQEIKTIPENKRKLVTSHDAFQYYARAYSIPVAGTLIGISTEEQPSAQTVKRLVESVKAETVPAIFAETTINPALIKTVAEESRVKLAPRQLYSDSIGAAGSDGDSYIKMMVANTRTIVEALGGKYTPFEAAKTPKK
- a CDS encoding metal ABC transporter ATP-binding protein gives rise to the protein MVCHLATAPLEASATINISQVGVQYRTVEALRNVSCVVAPGRLTGIIGPNGAGKSTLMKAMLGLIPVTGGMVLYGDRPLMEQRERVAYVPQRSQIDWTYPATVWDAVMMGRVKKTGWFRRFSAVSRRVAADALDRVGMRDYRDRPIGQLSGGQQQRVFLARALAQEAEVFCFDEPFAGIDQKTQAIIFDIFRELADAGKTVLVVNHDLGASITHFDDLILLNTELIAFGSRQEVLSQENLYRAYGGQVMFFTEAAA
- a CDS encoding metal ABC transporter permease; translation: MLEALIEPLQYGFMQRSLIIAILVGLLCAVVGSYLMVQRLALLGDAISHSVLPGLAIAFMVGANIFVGAFIAGVLSTMAIAWIRTRSPIKEDAAMGIVFSAFFALGVTLITTIQKDNKIDLNHFLFGNILGVTIEEVRDTAIIATIVLLVVVLLYKELLFYTFDPLGAQAAGLPTNLLNFGLMVLIALTIVASMKAVGVILVLSLLITPGATAYLLVKQLHNVMIVGAGIGIISSISGMYLSYYQNLPSGPAIVLVASGLFVLALLFSPSYGIFTNKQSDVGHLLPVLRELKQLMRSRS
- the raiA gene encoding ribosome-associated translation inhibitor RaiA, translating into MKLVIHGKNIEITDAIREYVNQKMEKAVSHFQSLTSEVDVHLSVARNPRINPKQAAEVTIFANGTVIRAEESSESLYASIDLVADKIARKLRKYKEKRLDKKTQTQMKTGIVVEQEPVPEDLIGSRTPELPSEVVRTKYFAMPPMTMDEALEQLQLVDHDFYMFRNAESGEINVIYERNHGGYGVILPRNGNGHTNHKNGKTDNHSSGTPEKSSSAKA